The genomic interval GAGTGGTAATAACATGCTgtatataatacaattatttattacttttggGAAATTCCATATTCATGAggaaaaatggtcaggaaccaaGCCAACTTTCCTGCtttttattaatgaattcaaaCAATTAAGTACCAGCATAcccaatgttaaaaacaaaaaaagctttaaagacttttaatttattaaatggatataatatgatgtatataACATAAACTTTGGCATTATGAAACgtatatgtaattatttttgctttgtctttgtttttgtctttttttctcaattgtCTATGTATCTGTTTGTACCTCTGTTAATGAGACTGTGTTCAATAAAGAAAGTGCGGTGAAGTTCACAAATGACAAGCTGTTTGTAAATGCAGGTTcaacagtttgtatataaatgcaacaacatccaaatatgtttttcatgaaaattgcaaatacttttaaatacatatatttgtagattttgattacatttatatattattttataatattatttattttatatatatatatatatatatatatatatatatatatatatatatatatatatatatattgcacataattttaaatacatatattgtatatttcgattacatttatatataataaataatatataaataatatgtaaatgtaatcgaaatatacaaatatatatatttaaaagtatttgctatatatatatatatatatatatatatatatatatatataaacaagaaatatctgtgtgcatcagaaatatatttgtagatttctattacatttataaattattttataatattattatttattatatatatatatatatatatatatataatatataatatatataaaaatatatatatataaataataataatataaattatatataataaatatactatttattatatttatttagtatatttatacaaacatatatatgtatgtataaatatatattattatttatatatatatataaatatatatatatatataaataataatataaattatatataataaatatactatttagtatatttatataaacatatatatgtatatataaatatatattattatattatatacatatataaatatatttgaacCTAAAATAAAGCTAACCTCCTCGGTGTGTAGTCGCGGGGGAGTGACGTCAGCGCGAGGTGGTCCATCATGGCGGCGGAAGGAGGCTGTGAGCAGATGAGCGGTAACGGGGAGCTCGAGGAGTCTGCAGGTACTTTACTGTTTACATCAATGAATGCACCGTTCACCGGTCAGTCCTGACACAGATAGCACCGGGCTCTGGTTTCAGCTGCATGGATAATGTGATTAAAGGACCGACCAGAGCTTTGTTGACAAGCATGAgaagctaggctaggctaaccagatctgcagagagacacacagagacacacagagacacacagagctaCTCTAACTCCTTCACCTTCACATGGTTAACTCAACCATGGGAACAACTCATCAATAACTAGGTGAATTATGTCCACAACAACCCAGAGAGACAGGAGTCAGCTCTGTAGTGGAGATCCCAGCAGAGTAAACCCTCTTTAATGAATGAACCATGCATCTCTCTGCAGGTGTTTACAACATTAAAAGCCTGTAATctagttgttgtgttttgtgcatCACAAGCTGCATGGCTGGTTCGACTGGTTACCATTATCTGTAAATATTTAGCTTTAATAAGAGCAGTCACTCCCTATGTGTTTTATTAATCTTCTATTAAGTGTTGTTTTATTGATTTGCTTCTAGTTTagtttgtaataataataactgcagcatgtgcatgtgtttttatttcacatgtTGTATTGCTGGAACAcctgttggcttttttttatgaaacttTGCAGGAAGCAGAGGAAGGTTCATGAATTACATCACATTCATTTTGCCTTTTTCATTTGGaggttatttattttatttattatgataAGTGCCAACCTCTTTAAAAAACAAGCTAGATGTCTGACACACTCaagtgtctgtgtttctgttgccagtaatttgtgagggaaatgtcttttgaTTTTTGAGTTGCTGGAACAAATGTAATAAGTTATGCCTGACAGTGACTGATCTATTTGGCtttaggacatctctgactacatacatgctgaagatcaaacatttttactgtattcatttagatattttccaaattaaaagtccctagaagtgtatgattaaatttttttccatggtctagtgttaaaaaaagttagagaaataaatcgaaatatcgaatcacaatacttgtagaatcgcaatacttaaaaatcgcaatacatatcgaatcggcacccaagtatcgtgatcgTATCGAATCCTGAGATACGTGATTCGCCCCAGACCTCAAGAAAAATTAAGCAAATTAATAGAAATTGGTAGGAAACGTGTAGCGAGGTTTGAGATGTTGCATCACGCAGTGAGAGTACGACAACATCACAGCAAGCTCATTGTTAACTTCTCCGTTATTTATTGTTGAGTGAAAATAGCTGTAGTTGTTGTTGAAATTAGTTTTAGATCCACAGGTTgcgcttttttttaaataaaatgtctggCTGTGacagtgttgtgtttttgtctggccagtagggctgcacaataaataaaaaaaattgtcggAATCGCAATATGacctgcaattttcaaatcgcaggaggcacaatatttgttaaaggcaaaatgtttgtcaaaaaaacattttaaattaaatatagtcGTGCTGCAGAGACGTCCTCTAATATTGGAAATCACATCAGTCAAAATCGTCACAATTAGATCGTGATCGTGAAGCCCTATTGTCCAGTCATCCATGGTCAGTAGTGAAAACTTCACCTCAGTAGTGTGACTGATCAATTTAAAGGACTTTTTTGTGAGTTAGGGATAAAGGCAAGGGGCCAAATTTAGAAATGTAATGTTCCCAATAGCTTCATGAAAACGTCATGGTGAAAAGCAGTAGCGTACCAGAGGGGGGCTCACGTGTATGATGCCCTCCAATTTTGTAAAGAGATGtctgacttattttttattttccccgTCTTCAGCCATGGAGGCCTCTGAAGCTTCTGCATCGCCTCCGACTGAGATGCCAGAGATGTCAGAAGAGAACGGCAGTCCCGCCGTGGCCCCCGAGGCCCCCGTAGGCCCCGATCCCGCTACCTTCTCGATGCCCCCGGCTGCAGAAGACGAGGAGGGAGAACTGCCCGCGGACTTTGAGCGCCTGTGGACGGCCGCTATGGACAATCCGCAAGACTTCACCAGCTGGACTGACCTGCTGCAGTACTGCGAGCAAGAGGTTTGTTGTTTTGACCAGAGAGACACAGGAGAACCAACGGGGttcagataaataaatgtagcaaactATCATATTGTCCCTCAATAATGATGAGATTGAACATTGACGTCTAGTGTCCCCATGAGACCACAAAACATGTTGACACGTGacatttgaacatttttatCTCTCATCTGTTCAGAGTCACATGACAGCATCACGCAGAGCGTTAGAGGCTTTCCTCGTTCGCTACCCGCTGTGCTACGGCTACTGGAAGAAATTTGCTGATCTGGAGCGCCGTGCTGGGTACAACAACAAAGCAGAGGAGGTAAAACAGGAGAACGcgtctgtgtttcttcttcccCCACATCATTATGAATCATTTCAAGTGtatttagaaagtgtttttCACTGGTTCTTATGGTTGTGCTGTGCTGTGTCAGGTGTGTGTTCAGGGTCTCCAGGTGATCCCTCTGAGTGTAGATCTGTGGATCCACTACATCAATCTGCTGCTGGGAACGCTGGACATGAACCTGCCTGAGTCGCCCATGCGGATTCGCAGGTACTCTCATTTAAGACTCATCTTTTGTTGTGTTTGACGCTGATCTGTGTGCACAGCACAGAGTAGTAATTGAAGAAAAAatatcaggaaaaaaacaaataagctGCTGTTTGTGTGAAAACTGTTTTCATGTCTTGAATTGTTTTCTGATCTCAACCCTCAGTGTGTTTGAGGAGGCGGTTGTGGCAGCAGGTCTGGACTTCCACTCAGACCGGCTTTGGGATCTTTATGTGGAGTGGGAGAAGGAGCAGGGGAACATGAAGAACGCATCAAACGTCCTGGACAGAGTCCTCAAAGTCCCCACGCAGCTCTACAACACCCACTACGACAAGTAAGACCACACACAAATGAGACAAGTGTGTATGTGCCAATCGAAACTACAAAAATACCTATTTTAAAAACTATGGTTAAATAATGTATATTCTCCTCTTACTTGAacgcctcctctctctttctccctttcaCTCTTTTCTTCTCCCTTTAATCTCATTTTGCGTCCTGCTCCGTCTTCCCCTCCCACCCTCCGTCAGGTTCAAGGAGCACCTGAACGGCCACGAGCCCAAAGACGTGCTCTCCTCAGAGGAGTACGAGGAGCTGAGGACGTTGTGTCGTCAGAGTCAGAAGGCAGAACGTGCCGAACAGgcccaggaggatgaggaggagaggccgCCAGGGGAGGAAGAGCCCGCCACACCCGAGGGCACAGATACAGTGAGTGACATGTGACTGCCTCACACTCCGTTTGAAAGTTTTAAACGTGTATACTAGTGAGGCATAAGTTAAAGAGATGGTCAAAGAGATGATTATTGTCTTACGCTCTGTGTTTAGGAGGAGTTGATGCAGAAGATCAGGGAACAAGTGCTGCTTCGCAGGGACAAAGTCTACCAGGACAACGAGGGAGAAGTCCGCAAGAGATGGCACTATGAAGACGCTgtgagtttttcttttctctgtttcttctccaactctgtttgtttattatttctctgattccagctttttaaatgtgaacacTTGTCCTACAGATCAAACGTCCCTACTTCCACGTCAAGCCACTCGATCGCCTCCAGCTGCGGGCCTGGCACACCTACCTGGACTGGGAGATCGCTCAGCTGAACAAGGACACTAGAGACCCCCAAGACCCCCAAGACCCCCAAGACCCCCAACAAGGTGACTACACAACGAACACGCTGTCAGCTGTCTCCTGTATCGTACAGTTTCTGCGGTTCTAGAAATGTCTGAAAGCGTCCACAGTTTTTGACGCCATTGTCTCCTACTAGATCCAGACCAGGCAGCCAcagaggggtcagaggtcgcAGCCCAGCCTCAGGAAGAATCAGAAGATGCTGCGGTCGCCCAGGACGACCACAGGGTTCGCATCCTCTTCGAGCGTTGTCTGATCGCCTGCGCTCTGTATGAGGAGTTCTGGATCAGGGTAAGGAAGAAAAGCGTGATTGTGATGAATGatcattggtgtgtgtgtgtgtgtgtgtgtaacctgtTCTTGTATGTGTTGTTTAGTACAATCAGTACCTGGAGACGCAGAGTTTGGACGAGGCGCGGGCTATTTTCAAACGAGCCTGTGAGGTCCACCTGACGCACAAACCCAACATCCACATGCAGTGGGCCACCTTCGAGGAGAGACACGGTACGACAAGACAtgaacacacaccaacacactttttccttttctttgagATGTTAAATGACTTCAGTAGGTCTAACTTTGTCCAGTATGCAGTCAGGACTGTTCGTTTAAAGATGCTCTGTGATGCTATCAATGAAAGATTCAGTGAATGTCAGTCAGGGTAAAACTGAGAAGTAAAGGAGCTGCAAGAACACAAGATGCAATAAGAAAGGATGTGAAAGGGACTAATGGGGTCAAACGGACAAATGAATGTGTATTAAACATCAAGTTTACCTTTATGTTCGTCTACCCTTAAATGAATAGAGAACAGAGCAGGGAACAAGTTGTTCTAGTTTTGCTGCACAGGGTTAAATCATCATAACAGACACCTGAACTGATAATTGCTGTTTCAGTTGAATGGAAGCTGTATTTAACAGGTTTTCGTTTCTTTGTCGTGAACTGAATTAATACCATTATAAAGGTCTTTGTTTCGGTTCAACTAAGCCAGGGGTGGCCAAACTTTTTTGATTGTTGGGACatatacagaaaaatatatgGAGTCACAGGCCAAACAATAGTAAATGTGTAGTTTTCAACCAGTTACACTGGAAGAACATCTGTGTTTGTCGACCAGAAAACCCCACGTGCcatagaaaatgtattttctatcAAAATAACTACGCAACACTACTAAACAATTTAACATTACAGTCGTTTATTGGTGTGCCCACATATtacaatatgtattttttgtatctgCTGCTCTTTAAAATATGATAATATGTGTAAATCTGTAAATAAGTATGGTTAACACAGGCAGAAATTGCCAAATATTGGTTTCTGTTCATGGTCTTTTAAAGATTACGatgcaaatgtaaatgtgtaaatcgGTCAGTCTAATATTAAGATGTAAGTAAACAAACAGAACACACAGAAATGGTAAAATATTGGCTTCGAGGTTAAGACGGagattatttcacaaaatgtagtCAACATCTAATGTTTAATCTGGGATGTGCATACAGTGCAATTTATTAAGCCATATTCTAGTTGTTTTAAAAAATTCACGGCCAATTAAAGACGGGCAGCGGGCCGCTAGTTTGGCCAACCCTGTGTTGCTCACCAACACTTAGTGTATCCTTGAAGTCTAACAAACATCTTGAATGCAcgtccttcctcataaaacatttgcaaaactgcattgtttACTGTATTCCATATTTGGTTATCACCGCACTCATGAAAACTCCCCGATCTTCTCCATCAGGCGACTTAACCGAGGCCCGACGAGTGCTGGAGGCCCTGGAGAGAACGCTACCAGGGCTGGCGGTGGTCCGTCTCCGCAGGGCGGCTTTAGAGAGGCGAGCGGGCCAGCTGGACCAATCGGAGGCCTTGCTGCGGGAGGCGGTGGATGAATCCAAAGAAAAACCCACGTTACACGCTTTTTATTCCATCAAGCTGGCTCGTCTGCTGCTGAAGCTGGGCAGGAACCCCAGCAGAGCCCGCCGAGTTTTACAGGAGGCCCTGGAGATTAGTCCGGTGAGATCATGAACACCCACACATATTTCAGCCAATAACACCGTCACAGGCTTTTGATCAATCCAAGAGAACTTTGTTTATTCATGGCCCAACCTGCTGAATTTTAGTTTTTAACAGTCCACCTGAGTGATAACGTCCCTAAACATCTTCTGATAACTGAAAATGTGATGTGATAATGTAAGAAATGCCACTTCCATATGATTTTATTACTGGTAGAATTTGATTGGCCATTCTGTGtagtgttgttattattatttctatctCTTGATCACACATGATACATCTCATATTCTTTGCAACGAGTACTTTGTGTGGTACAAGCAAACGAAAAACGTTGCAGAGAAAATGAGTACCTTCATGTTCAGGAGTCAAAAAGCCAAACCTCAGTACTCAGTGAGTACTAAGTTACTGGTTTTTAATTGCCTCCGTCTTCCTCTCCATGTGTCCTCCGTCAGGATAACGATAAGCTGCACCTGAACCTGTTGGAGCTGGAGGTGTCGGGCGACCCCTCGGCCGAGGCGGTGCAGGAGTGTGTGACGCGAGCCCTGGCGGCTCCCCTCGCCCCGCACACCAAGATCCTCTTCTCACAGAGACGCCTGCAGTTCGCTGAGGACTACAGCAGCTCCATccagaggtcagagttcaacACAAGTCTTCTGTGAACCCGGTTGGTACCTGACGTTGGACCTGAATGTAGTTCTTTATTGTCTCTGTGTGCTCTGCAGCGTGCTGTCGGTCTATGAGGAGCACCAGAAACTTCTGAGGGAGCTGGGTGGGACGAAGAGAGGAGCGGAGAACGGGTAACGTTCAAAACATCTCTCTGAATTTGAGTGTCATAAATAGTATTTTGTTTGATCCCCTTGTTTCATGTTGGACTGGTTTCAGGTTAGCATTTGTCAAATCAGTCCTTGACAGTTGCTTTATCCACAATCTTTAGAGGCTTTTTAACCAAGAATTCAAACTAACGCAAGTTAGATGTTAGCAACTTTTTAAAAAGGTGAAATCTTTTCACTACTTACGTATATACATGTTTTTCTCAGGGAATGTGcaatatttgacatgtttttctaCTGCATCTTTGGTGTACTACTGTAATGTCTTTATTGTGCATGCTTCTATTTTAAAGagcaacttttttcttttctttctcaatCTTAACAAGATGTTTTGTCTAATATTGAGTCCTAGAATCAAATTTCTTCTTAAAACAAGCAAAATGAAATCAACCAGCAGTGTTGCACAAATTGTCTAGAATCAAGTGTCTGCCTTATTGATGGTTCATCTCACCCAACTGGGAAGACAAATAGATTTGATTTGAAATCTGTATGAATATTTTTGCTGCGTAAATAAGCTTTGCATAGAGATCATATGCAATCATTTGATTTCCTAGGGATGAGGACTCAGAGAAGTTGAGCAAAAGTGAAGACGGCTCTGCTGTTGCCGTGTCTGCACAAGTCGCACCCACCATGCCGCATGTCCCCATCACCACGCCCCCTCCTCCTGTGATAGGCGCCGACGCGAGCTCCCAGGCCGCCTACGGGGGATACGGCAGCTGGTACCAGGTAGGATCGACATTATAACACAGACGGCAACAAAAATAGAAGACGATTGTTTGGATGATAAACAATTTGGGAAATCTGTAAATGAACAAACATGGCTTGACTGAAGAAAGCTTTTGCACAGTGGTCTTTATTGAGGGAAAAACCATAGCCCATAAAGTcctgtatttatattatttgtctGAAAATGGTTTAACTTTTTCAAAATTCAGCTGCAAGAGTCCTTTCATCTCTGCACTGGTTGACAGTAAGCCACAGTattcttattatttataaatctCTACATGGAGTTGGCCCTAAAGATATGACTGACATGCTCGAGCAAAACAAGTTAACTAGTTAACaagttgctagatttactagccaACGTGGTattttacttgccccgggcAAGCGGGCAATCCTTACTGTTGAGCCCTGTATTGTGATTGTTTTCCAGCAACCGCAGTACGGCAGCTACGGCTACCAGAACACCTGGAACTACAACCAAGGCTACTATCCTCCCAGCTAAAGGGGGCAACAGTGACAGTGACACCAGAAAGCCACAGGAAATGGTTTGACCCAGGACGACTCTTCAGCCGAACAACAAACTGAACCACGAAAGTCCTGCCGGTACACCCGCTAAAATAATATCCCAGCATCCTTTCCTCTCCGTCCTTCCTCTGGATTGGTTAAATAAGGGGCAGGAGTTGAGCTCTTTTTAGCATGTCGTGTCATTTCAGTGTTGATTCTGAGAGACAGGTGGAAAGATGACGAAAGGAAACAGCGACGCTCCCCATTCTCATCAGTGTCTCTCCATTTTAATCAGaactatttttgtatttgtttgcaAAGCCCTTCGCTCCTGTTTTAAAGTCATCACGTTTATCCAACTTTACAGGTGATGTATGATTGACATTTTGTACCATTCCAGAGTAggctatttgttgttttttctaatGTATATAAAGGTGTTTTATAGTGTGTCGCAACAGaactgtttgtgttgtgtgtctgtttgcttGTACTTACGTAACGAGGGGGACAAATCaaatctcattcattcattgtgaaactaaaagtcttGTCCTGCTCATATCTACGGCATTTTCTAAAAACACCACTGCATTGCCTCTAGTGTCACGTCAGTGGGGATTTTAAGACAATCCTATTTTCCCAAGGTGTTGTAAGTCACATAGCCAGCAGGTTTCAAAGGCTGTAATCTTTTCAATAGTCTGAAAACAAGTTTCAAGCCTGGTGAAGAATATTTGTACGTTTTTTTGCCCATTAGTTTGATAATCTGATTATTAAATTGAAGACTACAGCCTCTGAAACCCGCTGACTGAACACACTGACAGGCCTCTGTAACAGcacacattttgacttgtcatagcaggaaacgCTCCGGTGTTACTAACGCTAACGACAGCTCTGttttattcaagtgtcccagtgagccATCATGCACATTACCACGACCCCGGTCCAATCCCCATGTCCACACTCACTGACTTTGAGGCACGTTTCCGCAAAGTCCGTCGGGGTTTGGGGCTGTCAAATCGTCAAATCCTTGAGGGCTCTCTCGTAGGcattttgagccctttatgaacactttccgTAAGTCagcatttctgcagactttgcctgagggaattacccacaaaTCATAGCGTTGTGACTTAAACACAGGGTTGCCAGGGGAAGCCCGGAggcgttttaaaaaaaaaaaaaaaaaaaggaagggctgccccctcttagcggattagtcgactaatcggtcatttttatcttagtcgactaagatttctttagtcgattagtaattttttatgcaatttatcatgctgaatgactcatttccgagaaacttatgagcacatctctggtaaacacaagatataaagtggtgcttttgtgtgattgtttgtggagaaactcagtttcacagatcggtcgattaaatcaactaatcgattagttgactaagaatttctttggtcgaggaaaGCCCTAAAAACAGGTAAACAAAGAGGACGGCTCGTGGTCGTTCAGCCAGGGCATATTTGAATTTACAcagaaatattaacattaaggatttaagatCGTAGCCTGCATAAAAACACGTGAACTCAGTAATGCAAGCATAATTTATATTACACCTTATTCATCaaccatttcttttaatttttgcTTAGTGATGAAAAACGAGTAAATTGATTAT from Sebastes fasciatus isolate fSebFas1 chromosome 10, fSebFas1.pri, whole genome shotgun sequence carries:
- the LOC141775362 gene encoding pre-mRNA-processing factor 39, with the translated sequence MAAEGGCEQMSGNGELEESAAMEASEASASPPTEMPEMSEENGSPAVAPEAPVGPDPATFSMPPAAEDEEGELPADFERLWTAAMDNPQDFTSWTDLLQYCEQESHMTASRRALEAFLVRYPLCYGYWKKFADLERRAGYNNKAEEVCVQGLQVIPLSVDLWIHYINLLLGTLDMNLPESPMRIRSVFEEAVVAAGLDFHSDRLWDLYVEWEKEQGNMKNASNVLDRVLKVPTQLYNTHYDKFKEHLNGHEPKDVLSSEEYEELRTLCRQSQKAERAEQAQEDEEERPPGEEEPATPEGTDTEELMQKIREQVLLRRDKVYQDNEGEVRKRWHYEDAIKRPYFHVKPLDRLQLRAWHTYLDWEIAQLNKDTRDPQDPQDPQDPQQDPDQAATEGSEVAAQPQEESEDAAVAQDDHRVRILFERCLIACALYEEFWIRYNQYLETQSLDEARAIFKRACEVHLTHKPNIHMQWATFEERHGDLTEARRVLEALERTLPGLAVVRLRRAALERRAGQLDQSEALLREAVDESKEKPTLHAFYSIKLARLLLKLGRNPSRARRVLQEALEISPDNDKLHLNLLELEVSGDPSAEAVQECVTRALAAPLAPHTKILFSQRRLQFAEDYSSSIQSVLSVYEEHQKLLRELGGTKRGAENGDEDSEKLSKSEDGSAVAVSAQVAPTMPHVPITTPPPPVIGADASSQAAYGGYGSWYQQPQYGSYGYQNTWNYNQGYYPPS